A genomic stretch from Gorilla gorilla gorilla isolate KB3781 chromosome 20, NHGRI_mGorGor1-v2.1_pri, whole genome shotgun sequence includes:
- the RAD23A gene encoding UV excision repair protein RAD23 homolog A isoform X2 — protein MAVTITLKTLQQQTFKIRMEPDETVKVLKEKIEAEKGRDAFPVAGQKLIYAGKILSDDVPIRDYRIDEKNFVVVMVTKTKAGQGTSAPPEASPTAAPESSTSFPPAPTSGMSHPPPAAREDKSPSEESAPTTSPESVSGSVPSSGSSGREEDAASTLVTGSEYETMLTEIMSMGYERERVVAALRASYNNPHRAVEYLLTGIPGSPEPEHGSVQESQVSEQPATEAGENPLEFLRDQPQFQNMRQVIQQNPALLPALLQQLGQENPQLLQQISRHQEQFIQMLNEPPGELADISDVEGEVGAIGEEAPQMNYIQVTPQEKEAIERLKALGFPESLVIQAYFACEKNENLAANFLLSQNFDDE, from the exons ATGGCCGTCACCATCACGCTCAAAACGCTGCAGCAGCAGACCTTCAAGATCCGCATGGAGCCTGACGAGACG GTGAAGGTGCTAAAGGAGAAGATAGAAGCTGAGAAGGGTCGTGATGCCTTCCCTGTGGCTGGACAGAAACTCATCTATGCCGGCAAGATCTTGAGTGACGATGTCCCTATCAGGGACTATCGCATCGATGAGAAGAACTTTGTGGTCGTCATGGTGACCAAG ACCAAAGCCGGCCAGGGTACCTCAGCACCCCCAGAGGCCTCACCCACAGCTGCCCCAGAGTCCTCTACATCCTTCCCGCCTGCCCCCACCTCAGGCATGTCCCATCCCCCACCTGCCGCCAGAGAGGACAAGAGCCCATCAGAGGAATCCGCCCCCACGACGTCCCCAGAGTCTGTGTCAGG CTCTGTTCCCTCTTCAGGTAGCAGCGGGCGAGAGGAAGACGCGGCCTCCACGCTAG TGACGGGCTCTGAGTATGAGACGATGCTGACGGAGATCATGTCCATGGGCTATGAGCGGGAGCGGGTCGTGGCCGCCCTGAGAGCCAGCTACAACAACCCCCACCGAGCCGTGGAGTATCTGCTCACG GGAATTCCTGGGAGCCCCGAGCCGGAACACGGTTCTGTCCAGGAGAGCCAGGTATCGGAGCAGCCGGCCACGGAAGCAG GAGAGAACCCCCTGGAGTTCCTGCGGGACCAGCCCCAGTTCCAGAACATGCGGCAGGTGATTCAGCAGAACCCTGCGCTGCTGCCCGCCCTGCTCCAGCAGCTGGGCCAGGAGAACCCTCAGCTTTTACAG CAAATCAGCCGGCACCAGGAgcagttcatccagatgctgaaCGAGCCCCCTGGGGAGCTGGCGGACATCTCAGATGTGGAGGGGGAGGTGGGCGCCATAGGAGAGGAGGCCCCGCAGATGAACTACATCCAGGTGACGCCGCAGGAGAAAGAAGCTATAGAGAGG TTGAAGGCCCTGGGCTTCCCAGAGAGCCTGGTCATCCAGGCCTATTTCGCGTGTGAAAAAAATGAGAACTTGGCTGCCAACTTCCTCCTGAGTCAGAACTTTGATGACGAGTGA
- the CALR gene encoding calreticulin, whose product MLLSVPLLLGLLGLAVAEPAVYFKEQFLDGDGWTSRWIESKHKSDFGKFVLSSGKFYGDEEKDKGLQTSQDARFYALSSSFEPFSNKGQTLVVQFTVKHEQNIDCGGGYVKLFPNSLDQTDMHGDSEYNIMFGPDICGPGTKKVHVIFNYKGKNVLINKDIRCKDDEFTHLYTLIVRPDNTYEVKIDNSQVESGSLEDDWDFLPPKKIKDPDASKPEDWDERAKIDDPTDSKPEDWDKPEHIPDPDAKKPEDWDEEMDGEWEPPVIQNPEYKGEWKPRQIDNPDYKGTWIHPEIDNPEYSPDPSIYAYDNFGVLGLDLWQVKSGTIFDNFLITNDEAYAEEFGNETWGVTKAAEKQMKDKQDEEQRLKEEEEDKKRKEEEEAEDKEDDEDKDEDEEDEEDKEEDEEEDVPSQAKDEL is encoded by the exons ATGCTGCTATCCGTGCCGCTGCTGCTCGGCCTCCTCGGCCTGGCCGTCGCCGAGCCTGCCGTCTACTTCAAGGAGCAGTTTCTGGACGGAG ACGGGTGGACTTCCCGCTGGATCGAATCCAAACACAAGTCAGATTTTGGCAAATTCGTTCTTAGTTCCGGCAAGTTCTACGGTGACGAGGAGAAAGATAAAG GTTTGCAGACAAGCCAGGATGCACGCTTTTATGCTCTGTCGTCCAGTTTCGAGCCTTTCAGCAACAAAGGCCAGACGCTGGTGGTGCAGTTCACGGTGAAACATGAGCAGAACATCGACTGTGGGGGCGGCTATGTGAAGCTGTTTCCTAATAGTTTGGACCAGACGGACATGCACGGAGACTCAGAATACAACATCATgtttg GTCCCGACATCTGTGGCCCTGGCACCAAGAAGGTTCATGTCATCTTCAACTACAAGGGCAAGAATGTGCTGATCAACAAGGACATCCGTTGCAAG GATGATGAGTTTACACACCTGTACACACTGATTGTGCGGCCAGACAACACCTATGAGGTGAAGATTGACAACAGCCAGGTGGAGTCCGGCTCCCTGGAAGACGATTGGGACTTCCTGCCACCCAAGAAGATAAAGGATCCTGATGCTTCAAAACCGGAAGACTGGGATGAGCGGGCCAAGATCGATGATCCCACAGACTCCAAGCCTGAG GACTGGGACAAGCCCGAGCATATCCCTGACCCTGATGCTAAGAAGCCCGAGGACTGGGATGAAGAGATGGACGGAGAGTGGGAACCCCCAGTGATTCAGAACCCTGAGTACAAG GGTGAGTGGAAGCCCCGGCAGATCGACAACCCAGATTACAAGGGCACTTGGATCCACCCAGAAATTGACAACCCCGAGTATTCTCCTGATCCCAGTATCTATGCCTATGATAACTTTGGCGTGCTGGGCCTGGACCTCTGGCAG GTCAAGTCTGGCACCATCTTTGACAACTTCCTCATCACCAACGATGAGGCATACGCTGAGGAGTTTGGCAACGAGACGTGGGGCGTAACAAAG GCAGCAGAGAAACAAATGAAGGACAAACAGGACGAGGAGCAGAGGcttaaggaggaggaagaagacaagaaacgcaaagaggaggaggaggcagaggacaaGGAGGATGATGAGGACAAAGATGAGgatgaggaggatgaggaggacaaggaggaagatgaggaggaagatGTCCCCAGCCAGGCCAAGGACGAGCTGTAG
- the RAD23A gene encoding UV excision repair protein RAD23 homolog A isoform X1 encodes MAVTITLKTLQQQTFKIRMEPDETVKVLKEKIEAEKGRDAFPVAGQKLIYAGKILSDDVPIRDYRIDEKNFVVVMVTKTKAGQGTSAPPEASPTAAPESSTSFPPAPTSGMSHPPPAAREDKSPSEESAPTTSPESVSGSVPSSGSSGREEDAASTLVTGSEYETMLTEIMSMGYERERVVAALRASYNNPHRAVEYLLTGIPGSPEPEHGSVQESQVSEQPATEAAGENPLEFLRDQPQFQNMRQVIQQNPALLPALLQQLGQENPQLLQQISRHQEQFIQMLNEPPGELADISDVEGEVGAIGEEAPQMNYIQVTPQEKEAIERLKALGFPESLVIQAYFACEKNENLAANFLLSQNFDDE; translated from the exons ATGGCCGTCACCATCACGCTCAAAACGCTGCAGCAGCAGACCTTCAAGATCCGCATGGAGCCTGACGAGACG GTGAAGGTGCTAAAGGAGAAGATAGAAGCTGAGAAGGGTCGTGATGCCTTCCCTGTGGCTGGACAGAAACTCATCTATGCCGGCAAGATCTTGAGTGACGATGTCCCTATCAGGGACTATCGCATCGATGAGAAGAACTTTGTGGTCGTCATGGTGACCAAG ACCAAAGCCGGCCAGGGTACCTCAGCACCCCCAGAGGCCTCACCCACAGCTGCCCCAGAGTCCTCTACATCCTTCCCGCCTGCCCCCACCTCAGGCATGTCCCATCCCCCACCTGCCGCCAGAGAGGACAAGAGCCCATCAGAGGAATCCGCCCCCACGACGTCCCCAGAGTCTGTGTCAGG CTCTGTTCCCTCTTCAGGTAGCAGCGGGCGAGAGGAAGACGCGGCCTCCACGCTAG TGACGGGCTCTGAGTATGAGACGATGCTGACGGAGATCATGTCCATGGGCTATGAGCGGGAGCGGGTCGTGGCCGCCCTGAGAGCCAGCTACAACAACCCCCACCGAGCCGTGGAGTATCTGCTCACG GGAATTCCTGGGAGCCCCGAGCCGGAACACGGTTCTGTCCAGGAGAGCCAGGTATCGGAGCAGCCGGCCACGGAAGCAG CAGGAGAGAACCCCCTGGAGTTCCTGCGGGACCAGCCCCAGTTCCAGAACATGCGGCAGGTGATTCAGCAGAACCCTGCGCTGCTGCCCGCCCTGCTCCAGCAGCTGGGCCAGGAGAACCCTCAGCTTTTACAG CAAATCAGCCGGCACCAGGAgcagttcatccagatgctgaaCGAGCCCCCTGGGGAGCTGGCGGACATCTCAGATGTGGAGGGGGAGGTGGGCGCCATAGGAGAGGAGGCCCCGCAGATGAACTACATCCAGGTGACGCCGCAGGAGAAAGAAGCTATAGAGAGG TTGAAGGCCCTGGGCTTCCCAGAGAGCCTGGTCATCCAGGCCTATTTCGCGTGTGAAAAAAATGAGAACTTGGCTGCCAACTTCCTCCTGAGTCAGAACTTTGATGACGAGTGA